The stretch of DNA TACTTTTTAGTGAAcaatgaaaagattttattaaattTAACACAATTCTTTTTCCTTTAAAGTTGAAGCTTCTCTCTCTTTCATTCCATTTTCCAAGCTCAAAATATTCTTGTAAGTTGGTATTTACTCGGTATATCTTTCCACTTGAATTTTCTTGGGACTTTTTCTTGTCAAATGAGTGAAACTTCTTTCTTTGTTTGATCTTAATTAGATTTGAAACTTAAACTTCAAATTCAACTTTCTTGGAAGCGAGTTGTGACTTTGCTGTATCTTCCTTAACTTTTTTCCATTAATACAAAAACATGTACATATATCATATATGAGTGTTTTAAGTTGTTAAAGGGGTCttgttgtggggggggggggggggggagatgtACATTAAATGTATTTTAAGAAAATCTGAATTGTATTTAATATTGTGAATTTACCATTTTCAGTAGAGGGGAGTGGAAACCATTTTCTTGGTTGAGTTAGCTATTAGTATGGCAGAGAAAGAAGTTCCATATTCAGATAATGGAAAAATCCCACTCTGCATTTTCTTTAGGGAAGCAAGGTATTTCTAAGTTTTTTCCTTGTTCATATTTGTGATCATCATTATAAAGAAGATGTACAACACTATTAGTCTATTTTAATACGTTTTTACATGTCGCAGGTAAGTTTGTTTTTAAGGTTATTAGTTCCAGTTTTAAGGATGGTTAAATGTAGTtatcttttaggtgatccgatAGTTATACTCAATTACTTTCTTGAAAATCTATTAGATCAATTTTTGTTTTAGATTATGAACTTGCTCATTCGAAGGGGAGCCTTGGAACGACGGTAAAGTTGTCtaccgtgtgacctataggtcaagATTTCGAGCTGTGGAATCAGCTACTGATGGGTAGGCTGCCTACATGACACCTCCTTGGGATGCGGCCCTTCCCCGATCCTGCATAaatgcgggatgctttgtgcactgGCTGCCTTTTTCTTATGGACTTGCTCATTCCTTTCACATAGTGCTATATGTACTAATTTAATATCCCTAAGAGACTTTTGATGTTTTTGATATGTTTAGATTTTCACAAGTTACTGGTAGTAATATATTTCTCTTTTATTCATTGTGTGGCATGAGCAGATCAGTATTTAAATTGGATGAGCTAGGCCAAGAGATTGCAAGAATAGCCATCCCTGCTGCACTAGCTTTAACAGCAGATCCTATTGCATCTCTTGTTGATACAGCATTCATTGGCCAAATAGGTATTATCATGTAAAATTCATTAGACTTACCATTTTACAGTAACAGATTATAACCATCAAAATTTACTGATATAGGTCCTGTCGAGCTTGCTGCTGTGGGAGTTTCGATTGCTGTTTTTAATCAAGCGTCGAGGATTGCAATATTCCCACTTGTTAGTGTCACTACATCTATGGTTGCTGAGGAGGATACCATCACAAAAGTAAGCCCCGAATCACGAGACACTGAGAGCCAGGATCTACAATCACAAGAAGCCGAAGGATTGGATACAGAGTCCCAATCAAACAGTGAAAACAAAGAGCTCATACCTCAAAGTAGTAAGTAGGAAATCCATGTTCAACATGTTTTTTTTGTCACATTATGTAGAAAAGTTTACATGTAAGTTCCTTCCGCTTTGTGATAATGATATTCACTTCCGTTTTATCAATTGATTTTGTAGGGAGTATGTACAAGTCCGAAACGATAGCTACCACCTTTGAAGTTTTGAAGCCAAAGCCGGAAAAGAGGCACATTCCATCTGCATCGTCTGCATTAATCATCGGTGCCATCCTCGGCTTCATCCAAGCAGCTTTTTTAATTTCTGGAGCAAAGCCTATATTAAACTTCATGGGAGTCAAATCTGTGAGTAAAGTTCTTAATAAAGTAGCAAAAGACACAAATTTTTGTCGAATGATATGCAAAATTTTACCTATGTCTACTTTTTCTTTTAGTTTTCTTGGGCCGAGGAAGGGATCATACAGTTGGCCAGTATTTACTGCCAGTAATCAAGACTTAAATTTGAACGATTCTATCTTTAAGGTTCTTTGCGCTAAATTCATCTTGAAATgggatctttacataaatagccggCCGAATTCACTGTTTAGTTTTCCTAGccagtatacatagattatactgTGATTATGCACGGTTATAAACATATTATACATGGATTGTACATATATTATACGTCTGCCGGCTTTCAGCGGTTGAGTGAGCGGCTATTTATTGATTCTTCTTTTGCAATTATACATTCAACATGTACTACTATATATTTGCGATCTTTCACATATATCTATCCGTGTCAAAAATACTAGGATTAGTTGAACCTGTTGAATATATGGTCAATCCGCCTCCGTTAATTCCTATCATATTATAGGGATCACCTATGTTAAAACCTGCCCAAGAGTACCTGAAATTGAGGTCACTCGGTGCACCAGCAGTTCTTCTCTCATTGGCGATGCAAGGAGTTTTCCGAGGATTTAAAGATACAAAAACTCCACTTTTTGCAACTGGTGAGCAACTAAGAAATTGAATCAAGCTTCCACAGATAGATAAAGTTCAAAATTCAGTTAAGAAACATTTACTTCTGTTTGAAACTTAGTAAGTAAAATCTAACTTAGTTTCTGTGTTATCATCAGTGGCTGGAGATTTGACAAATATAATTTTGGACCCTATATTCATTTTTGTATTCCATATGGGCGTCAGAGGTGCTGCGATTGCTCATGTAATTTCACAGTGAGTAGATTATCATGTCTCCCAAAAGACAAAAATTGTGAGAGAACAGTTCTCCAATATATCATTGCTTTACAGAAAAGTATTTTGGTAAATGGTAAGATGTAGATTCTTACGTATATGACTTCGTCGTGCAGGTACCTAATTTCAGTAATACTTTTTTGGAGATTGATGGAACAAGTTGATCTTTTACCTCCTAGTCTAAAGTATCTGCAATTTGCTCGATTTCTTACAAATGGTGAGCTTCTCTCCGATGTTGTTAATGTTTACTACAGACAGATATACAACAAAAAATGTTCTGCAAATTTGTTATAATGAggcttaagaaattcttaaataatatttttgtatcgTGATAGGTAGGCTGTTTCCCTTTTTTCAGCTTATCTGTTTTCTGATTATTTTTACCATGATTTTGCAGTTATCTGAACTAGAAACTTTTGGTTCATAAAAATTAATGATTTCAAGCTGCAGACTCTCTGTAACAAGAAATTTGATCGCTTTTTATATCACATGTCACCACATTCGTGTTCCTCCGTAAATAACATTTTGTTGCTTTGGCAATTGCAATATGAAGTTGAAGTGAGTATTGACAGCTTTTTAAGATTATTGACAAATGCAttgtctttcttttattttagtaACTGTAACCTATTTGCTTTCTGATACATAGTCAGCACAAATCATCAAAGGAAACATTACTTCTGTGAAACAAACATTAAGTTAATCTGAGATATCTCAAGTTTTGAACTTTCTACTATGTTTTTCTCCCCGAGATGTTGAAATTCTTTAGTGACCAGATTTCGTTCTGCTTTTCAATCTTCTACTAAATAGTATAATTTTTTAATGCTCAAGTATAAAGATGAATTAGTGGATTAACTTCTCtatcttttttctatttttctcttCTGGAATTTCAGGATTTCTATTGTTAATGAGGGTAATAGCAGTTACATTCTGCGTAACATTAGCTGCATCATTGGCCGCAAGGTTAGGACCAACCGAAATGGCTGCATTTCAGGTCTGCTTGCAGGTTTGGTTGGCTACATCTCTTTTAGCTGATGGGTTGGCTGTTGCGGGTCAGGTGATATAGATCTTCCTTTCATTTGCTAAAAGCCAGTTTCTATCAACTGTCTCGAATAATAAAACAGCCAGATGCTACAAAAAGATCTATTCCAAATGCTTAAGTAATAAAGTGGAAGAATGTCTATCCTAAAATTTTACTACCGTATTGTCCTTGAATTCCTGATGTACTGAAGAAAGGTCGCAATTATTCCCTCTCAAAATAACCTGTCACTATATGCACACCTATAGTTGTTGCAACATCAACAAGGCTTTCGCTACTAGAGTGTCATTTCTCGAAGCGAGTTAGCACCTTACATTGTTATTCGCTACAACGCAGCAAATTATTCACTTTCGAAGCCCAAATGTGAATCAATAATTAGTACTACTAGCCTCAAACGTAGATTTCTAATATTAATCTTTTCTGCAGAAACAATATAATTGACAGATGAATAAGTGTTATCTGAGAGATATTTCTTGATTCATATATTGACGCAGTTTGTAGCGATAAGCCGATAACTATTATTTTAATCTTCTAGCCTGTAAAATCATCAGCATTAAGAAAATGTATCAAAATTCGGAATTTTGACCTTTCTTTATCATATCAGGCGATACTAGCAAGTGCGTTTGCTCAGAAGGACTTCAGTAGAGCTACTGCTACAGCATCAAGAGTATTACAGGTAATTAGGTTGTTCCGTAGTAGATCTGAACATATCCTTGATTTCAGTAATGTAACTATTTTTGACCTTAGAATTCTTGAAAATTGCAGTTGGGATTAGTTTTAGGATTGGTGCTAGCTCTCATCCTTGGAGTTGGTTTACACTTTGGAGCTAGATTATTTACAAATGACATCAATGTCATCCACCTAATTGGCATTGGCATACCGGTATTCGCCATATCCTAATATGCTTGTCAGTGCACTTTAACTACCTTTTCAAATAAGCTATGTATTTGGAACTCACAACTTATTTATTTCAGTTTGTCGCAGCAACTCAACCAATCAATGCCCTGGCCTTTGTCTTTGACGGTGTAAACTTTGGTGCATCTGACTTTGCATATTCTGCCTACTCGATGGTAATTAGCTCACATGACATTCCTTTTTTCTGCTATCGACAACGAAAAGCAAACATGTTCTCCTCAAGTGGCGCAAAAGTTTTTAACAAAGAACAATCACTATAAAACTTTAACTATATTATGGTAAAGATCGCAGTTTTGGAATGAAgaggagccttggcgtaactggtaaaattgctgccatgtgacggtcatgggttcgagccgtggaaagcctcttgcaaaaatgctgggtaaggctgcgtacaatagacctttgtggtccggccctttatCGCAGTTTTGGAATGTTACCTCAATAGCACTTTGGTTAAAACTGTCTCCACCAGTCGATGCTTACATCAAAATCCACCCTCTCCCTCCCCTCAAGACCTCCAAAATCCTAATGCAAGTGGAAAAACATCCTTATGACCAGAGATATCTTCCTTGATTATGATCTGAAGACAATgccaatatatatattttcctttTTCATTAATTAGTAAATATTTACAATAAAGATGATATTTATGTTCAGGTTACAGTGGCTTTATTCAGCATTATATTCTTGTTCATTCTTTCATCAAGTTATAAATTCGTCGGAATTTGGGTCGCTCTGACCATCTATATGAGCCTAAGAGCTTTTGCAGGCTTTTGGAGGTATGGTTAATTGTTAATGTACTCCAAATAAAGTACTTAGAAGCATAAGGCAATAATCTGTGTGTTTTCTACTTCACCATTTGCAGGATAGGAACCGGAACAGGTCCCTGGAAATTCCTCAGGAGCTGAAGTCTCCGTTagattattattatatatatcgTACTCTCCTACAAAGCATATTGTACATAACTGAAGCAACTGCTCTGAAATCCTTTCAAGGAGAAAGCAATCTTAGGAGAGTATCGCTGAAGTAATTTTTACCATTGTAGCAGTATTAAATACTCCAATAGTTTAGTGCATTGTAGGGCCGAATAAAAAATGTAGAGATTTTGGGTCGAGAGAGTGGGGTATGAAATATGTATCTAACTGTATTTATACTTGTATTTTTGCCCGAAATACTGGTTAGTGCTGAATCTACGAACCTATTGTTGGATCTGCCGTGGATGCTATGGACGGATGCTATGGATAGAGTGTCCGTTTCTCTTATCTCTttctgtttacccgtaaaacggtacagttaaatttatgtggtttatagacaagcgaatcgatttgttaccaaaatgataaataaatcaaaataaaaatgcgacttagcgttgaaatcgagataagacaaaATATAACTTGGTTCCGGGAGCTCTGCTCCCGAAGGCAGTAATAGcaatattaataagcaagaaataaaatgttattaagcttttgaatagtatatagcctaagtttgtcagaaaatttgTGTCCCTCTAATGGCTGttgaactcactatttatagttgcacctagggaactaggtcctaggatcaagcctctgttaaatgacaattatgggggCCATTGAAGATTGCGTAACAGCTGGCTATGAATGTCATATTCTCTATAACGGATTATGTATTTAATACTGCAGAATATTCTCCATTGAATACTATCGGGTGACAGACATTTATTTGTTTTTATGAGCAACATTCCCTTCGAGAACAAACGAGATTGCTGCCCCCGGACTTGATTTCCACCTGTCTCGCTTTTCATTTGTCTCCGACTCCACGTGTCGCTCTATTATGCAAGTAATTAATATGAACAGATTTTGCCCTATAAAGATAgcccccctgctttccggtggcatatccttgtgtcaccgggaagttggtgaagataccTTTCTTGGAGGGAAATTCTCttatccccccctcccccccaaaaaaagTTTTTGAcgcttgattagacgcacgtcctTCCGTATTTAATGCCCTAAACACGCATCATCCCACAATTTAGAAATACTCTCATCGGTTCTCGAGTTAATCATGACCAtgattttagccgcctattcctttacttatacgcttcattcttctccttttacaCTTTACAATTTTTCGAACTCTCTCAACTTTTCTTAttcaactctcttgttttcaaCTCTCTTTAACCTTCTTCTTCGTAGAAACTCTTACTTTCTTCTGCTAATTATGGCCTCCTCTTCTAAGAACCCCAACTcttcaaagaacaagaaaaaCACTGATGATGTTGCTCCTCCTACGGTGAGCACCATTATCCCCAGAAGGCTTAATACAACCAAAGACTTTGAAGAGAAATATAATAGACCTTTGTGCTCCGATCCTTCTCCGGACCCCACACGTAGCAGGAGtttagtgcaccggactgcctCTTTATCGCAGTTTTAGAATGTTACCTCAATAACACTTTGGTTAAAACTATCTCCGCCAGTCTATGCTTACATCAAAATCCACCCTCCCTCCCCTCAAGACCTCCAAAATCCTAATGCAAGTGGAAAAACATCCTTATAACCAGAgatattgtcacgacctaaaatctactataggtcgcAATGGCgtctaacaccgccgtcaggcaagccaacagtgatttaccAAATTAATTACTCATATAGATatcttgaaatcataatttttcttaattgaacagtataaaatagaatttacagagtgAATACAAATATTTACATGAACCACAATAGTGAACAACTCGTGGGAACCcctaaaacccgatgtcacaagtacatgagcatcaactaagaaatataataaaatacaacatctgcctgaaatacaagttagacaggaaaatataaataactctaatgGAGACTTTGCAGGCTACAAATCGTAACATGAGATGTAGCTCACGGTAAAATCCCCGAAAAGGGTCGCTTCTCTGCGCCCAAAGACCACTATACATATGTATACCTGCAAAACAAATGCAgcatgtgtagtatgagtacgtaaatcaacgcgtacccagtaagtatctagcctaaccccagagaagtagtgacaaggagtcgacatcgacacttactagtggtccaataagacaaatACAGTAGAAGTAAGCAGATGTGAATCAGAGAAGATAAATGAAGTAGCAAGTATAacacgtggtacaatcctcctctcagcaataactcagaCTCTCAGCTAGTGGCTACCTCCTCAATCGG from Nicotiana tomentosiformis chromosome 11, ASM39032v3, whole genome shotgun sequence encodes:
- the LOC104092489 gene encoding protein DETOXIFICATION 42 isoform X2; the protein is MAEKEVPYSDNGKIPLCIFFREARSVFKLDELGQEIARIAIPAALALTADPIASLVDTAFIGQIGPVELAAVGVSIAVFNQASRIAIFPLVSVTTSMVAEEDTITKVSPESRDTESQDLQSQEAEGLDTESQSNSENKELIPQSRSMYKSETIATTFEVLKPKPEKRHIPSASSALIIGAILGFIQAAFLISGAKPILNFMGVKSGSYSWPVFTASNQDLNLNDSIFKGSPMLKPAQEYLKLRSLGAPAVLLSLAMQGVFRGFKDTKTPLFATVAGDLTNIILDPIFIFVFHMGVRGAAIAHVISQYLISVILFWRLMEQVDLLPPSLKYLQFARFLTNGFLLLMRVIAVTFCVTLAASLAARLGPTEMAAFQVCLQVWLATSLLADGLAVAGQAILASAFAQKDFSRATATASRVLQLGLVLGLVLALILGVGLHFGARLFTNDINVIHLIGIGIPFVAATQPINALAFVFDGVNFGASDFAYSAYSMVTVAIFSIVFLFILSSSYKFVGIWIALTIYMSLRALAGF
- the LOC104092489 gene encoding protein DETOXIFICATION 42 isoform X1, producing the protein MAEKEVPYSDNGKIPLCIFFREARSVFKLDELGQEIARIAIPAALALTADPIASLVDTAFIGQIGPVELAAVGVSIAVFNQASRIAIFPLVSVTTSMVAEEDTITKVSPESRDTESQDLQSQEAEGLDTESQSNSENKELIPQSRSMYKSETIATTFEVLKPKPEKRHIPSASSALIIGAILGFIQAAFLISGAKPILNFMGVKSGSYSWPVFTASNQDLNLNDSIFKGSPMLKPAQEYLKLRSLGAPAVLLSLAMQGVFRGFKDTKTPLFATVAGDLTNIILDPIFIFVFHMGVRGAAIAHVISQYLISVILFWRLMEQVDLLPPSLKYLQFARFLTNGFLLLMRVIAVTFCVTLAASLAARLGPTEMAAFQVCLQVWLATSLLADGLAVAGQAILASAFAQKDFSRATATASRVLQLGLVLGLVLALILGVGLHFGARLFTNDINVIHLIGIGIPFVAATQPINALAFVFDGVNFGASDFAYSAYSMVTVALFSIIFLFILSSSYKFVGIWVALTIYMSLRAFAGFWRIGTGTGPWKFLRS
- the LOC104092489 gene encoding protein DETOXIFICATION 42 isoform X3, which gives rise to MAEKEVPYSDNGKIPLCIFFREARSVFKLDELGQEIARIAIPAALALTADPIASLVDTAFIGQIGPVELAAVGVSIAVFNQASRIAIFPLVSVTTSMVAEEDTITKVSPESRDTESQDLQSQEAEGLDTESQSNSENKELIPQSRSMYKSETIATTFEVLKPKPEKRHIPSASSALIIGAILGFIQAAFLISGAKPILNFMGVKSGSPMLKPAQEYLKLRSLGAPAVLLSLAMQGVFRGFKDTKTPLFATVAGDLTNIILDPIFIFVFHMGVRGAAIAHVISQYLISVILFWRLMEQVDLLPPSLKYLQFARFLTNGFLLLMRVIAVTFCVTLAASLAARLGPTEMAAFQVCLQVWLATSLLADGLAVAGQAILASAFAQKDFSRATATASRVLQLGLVLGLVLALILGVGLHFGARLFTNDINVIHLIGIGIPFVAATQPINALAFVFDGVNFGASDFAYSAYSMVTVALFSIIFLFILSSSYKFVGIWVALTIYMSLRAFAGFWRIGTGTGPWKFLRS
- the LOC104092489 gene encoding protein DETOXIFICATION 42 isoform X4 — encoded protein: MSRSVFKLDELGQEIARIAIPAALALTADPIASLVDTAFIGQIGPVELAAVGVSIAVFNQASRIAIFPLVSVTTSMVAEEDTITKVSPESRDTESQDLQSQEAEGLDTESQSNSENKELIPQSRSMYKSETIATTFEVLKPKPEKRHIPSASSALIIGAILGFIQAAFLISGAKPILNFMGVKSGSPMLKPAQEYLKLRSLGAPAVLLSLAMQGVFRGFKDTKTPLFATVAGDLTNIILDPIFIFVFHMGVRGAAIAHVISQYLISVILFWRLMEQVDLLPPSLKYLQFARFLTNGFLLLMRVIAVTFCVTLAASLAARLGPTEMAAFQVCLQVWLATSLLADGLAVAGQAILASAFAQKDFSRATATASRVLQLGLVLGLVLALILGVGLHFGARLFTNDINVIHLIGIGIPFVAATQPINALAFVFDGVNFGASDFAYSAYSMKSLTSLYIVFLFILSSSYKFVGIWVALTIYMSLRAFAGFWRIGTGTGPWKFLRS